A DNA window from Daucus carota subsp. sativus chromosome 3, DH1 v3.0, whole genome shotgun sequence contains the following coding sequences:
- the LOC108215440 gene encoding RNA-binding protein BRN1 isoform X2 — protein MAEARRHGEESVKLFVGQVPKQMKEEELIELFEQFAVVEEVNIIKDKITRASRGCCFLICPSREEADKAVNGCHNKKTLPGAASPLQVKYADGELERLEHKLFIGMLPKNVTEVEVSDLFSQYGDIKDLQILRGSQQTSKGCAFLKYETKEQAVAAIEALNGNHRMEGSTVPLVVKWADTEKERLARRAQKAQSQPLNMVNADTPQQSLFGALPMGYMPPYNGYGYQNQHAYQNMLSSVSQGNALRGASPEFSPVMTPRNYSMPRAGYLGSAYPAVTGMQYPLAYAGGIMSNRPLSGPPSPIPPSANNHSAVSSSVSSNSGGQLEGPPGANLFIYHIPQEYGDQELANSFQAFGRVISAKVYVDKATGVSKCFGFVSYDSPAAAQAAINTMNGCQLGGKKLKVQLKKDNKQNKSF, from the exons ATGGCGGAGGCGAGGCGTCACGGCGAGGAGAGCGTGAAGCTGTTCGTAGGCCAGGTGCCGAAGCAGATGAAAGAGGAGGAACTGATCGAGTTGTTCGAGCAGTTCGCGGTGGTGGAGGAAGTCAACATCATTAAGGACAAGATTACGCGAGCTTCGCGAG GTTGTTGTTTTCTGATATGTCCATCTAGGGAAGAAGCTGACAAGGCAGTGAATGGTTGTCACAATAAGAAAACCCTTCCCGGC GCAGCCAGCCCACTGCAAGTTAAGTATGCAGATGGTGAATTGGAAAGATTAG AGCACAAACTTTTTATTGGTATGCTTCCAAAAAATGTGACTGAGGTTGAAGTTTCTGACTTATTTTCCCAATATGGAGATATAAAAGACTTGCAAATTTTGCGAGGTTCTCAGCAGACGAGCAAAG GCTGTGCCTTTTTAAAATATGAGACAAAAGAACAAGCTGTTGCTGCCATAGAGGCCCTTAATGGGAATCACAGAATGGAG GGCTCAACCGTTCCTTTAGTTGTCAAGTGGGCAGATACTGAGAAGGAAAGACTAGCTCGTAGAGCTCAGAAAGCTCAATCACAGCCTCTCAATATGGTGAATGCTGATACTCCACAGCAATCATTGTTTGGAGCTTTGCCTATGGGATATATGCCCCCATACAATGGATATGGATACCAG AATCAACACGCATACCAGAATATGCTGTCATCAGTAAGCCAAGGAAATGCCCTCCGAGGAGCCTCACCTGAATTCTCCCCTGTAATGACTCCAAGAAACTATTCCATGCCACGAGCAGGTTATCTTGGCTCTGCTTATCCAGCTGTGACTGGAATGCAGTATCCTTTGGCATACGCTGGGGGCATAATGAGTAATCGGCCCTTGAGTGGTCCTCCGAGTCCTATACCACCTTCTGCCAACAATCACTCCGCTGTATCTTCAAGTGTCAGTTCCAATTCAGGGGGTCAGCTAGAAG GTCCACCTGGtgctaatttatttatttatcatattcCTCAAGAATATGGTGATCAGGAGCTTGCAAATTCATTTCAAGCATTTGGAAGAGTCATAAGTGCCAAAGTATATGTTGACAAAGCAACTGGAGTGAGCAAATGTTTcg GATTTGTAAGTTACGACTCGCCAGCAGCTGCTCAAGCTGCCATTAATACGATGAATGGTTGCCAATTAGGTGGTAAGAAATTGAAGGTTCAACTTAAAAAAGacaacaaacaaaataaatcGTTCTGA
- the LOC108215440 gene encoding RNA-binding protein BRN1 isoform X1 translates to MAEARRHGEESVKLFVGQVPKQMKEEELIELFEQFAVVEEVNIIKDKITRASRGCCFLICPSREEADKAVNGCHNKKTLPGAASPLQVKYADGELERLEHKLFIGMLPKNVTEVEVSDLFSQYGDIKDLQILRGSQQTSKGCAFLKYETKEQAVAAIEALNGNHRMEGSTVPLVVKWADTEKERLARRAQKAQSQPLNMVNADTPQQSLFGALPMGYMPPYNGYGYQGPGSYGIMPYRMPPLQNQHAYQNMLSSVSQGNALRGASPEFSPVMTPRNYSMPRAGYLGSAYPAVTGMQYPLAYAGGIMSNRPLSGPPSPIPPSANNHSAVSSSVSSNSGGQLEGPPGANLFIYHIPQEYGDQELANSFQAFGRVISAKVYVDKATGVSKCFGFVSYDSPAAAQAAINTMNGCQLGGKKLKVQLKKDNKQNKSF, encoded by the exons ATGGCGGAGGCGAGGCGTCACGGCGAGGAGAGCGTGAAGCTGTTCGTAGGCCAGGTGCCGAAGCAGATGAAAGAGGAGGAACTGATCGAGTTGTTCGAGCAGTTCGCGGTGGTGGAGGAAGTCAACATCATTAAGGACAAGATTACGCGAGCTTCGCGAG GTTGTTGTTTTCTGATATGTCCATCTAGGGAAGAAGCTGACAAGGCAGTGAATGGTTGTCACAATAAGAAAACCCTTCCCGGC GCAGCCAGCCCACTGCAAGTTAAGTATGCAGATGGTGAATTGGAAAGATTAG AGCACAAACTTTTTATTGGTATGCTTCCAAAAAATGTGACTGAGGTTGAAGTTTCTGACTTATTTTCCCAATATGGAGATATAAAAGACTTGCAAATTTTGCGAGGTTCTCAGCAGACGAGCAAAG GCTGTGCCTTTTTAAAATATGAGACAAAAGAACAAGCTGTTGCTGCCATAGAGGCCCTTAATGGGAATCACAGAATGGAG GGCTCAACCGTTCCTTTAGTTGTCAAGTGGGCAGATACTGAGAAGGAAAGACTAGCTCGTAGAGCTCAGAAAGCTCAATCACAGCCTCTCAATATGGTGAATGCTGATACTCCACAGCAATCATTGTTTGGAGCTTTGCCTATGGGATATATGCCCCCATACAATGGATATGGATACCAG GGTCCTGGAAGTTATGGAATCATGCCGTACCGCATGCCACCATTGCAGAATCAACACGCATACCAGAATATGCTGTCATCAGTAAGCCAAGGAAATGCCCTCCGAGGAGCCTCACCTGAATTCTCCCCTGTAATGACTCCAAGAAACTATTCCATGCCACGAGCAGGTTATCTTGGCTCTGCTTATCCAGCTGTGACTGGAATGCAGTATCCTTTGGCATACGCTGGGGGCATAATGAGTAATCGGCCCTTGAGTGGTCCTCCGAGTCCTATACCACCTTCTGCCAACAATCACTCCGCTGTATCTTCAAGTGTCAGTTCCAATTCAGGGGGTCAGCTAGAAG GTCCACCTGGtgctaatttatttatttatcatattcCTCAAGAATATGGTGATCAGGAGCTTGCAAATTCATTTCAAGCATTTGGAAGAGTCATAAGTGCCAAAGTATATGTTGACAAAGCAACTGGAGTGAGCAAATGTTTcg GATTTGTAAGTTACGACTCGCCAGCAGCTGCTCAAGCTGCCATTAATACGATGAATGGTTGCCAATTAGGTGGTAAGAAATTGAAGGTTCAACTTAAAAAAGacaacaaacaaaataaatcGTTCTGA